From Lucilia cuprina isolate Lc7/37 chromosome 4, ASM2204524v1, whole genome shotgun sequence:
GTCTAagcaattttctaaaggggagctcatatgggaggtaggtcaattatggaccgatacacATAATTGAGTcaaattttgttgctatattcgTATATTTTAGCAAGTAATgaacatttaagtaattttttgtgtataactTAAGGTATAAGTCTAGAGGCGGGGACAATAGCGGCCGTCTTcagtaaaattagaaaattttatatttgggtGTCTAGTATACAGTCAGAAATTGGTTTAGATACGACTTTCTTTATTTCCATATTTGGAATCAGCGCAAAAAATAACATCGAGAttagagaaaattatttaaatagttggttatacaaatttttatttaattaattttattctcGTAATGTTCTAATTTATCATTtgctaataaaacaatatttttcaagGTCCAGTGACAACTGTCTGCTTCATTTTTAAGTTGCTGTTGTTTAGCTAATTGCTCTTGCAACTCAACTTCCATAGTCTCTTTCCAATGATCATATTCACATATAACACCAAAATTAGTGAAACAATAATGATCATTCCATTTAATTTCATCGGACCAACCAGTCTGAACGCAATATTCTTGGTTCATATAAAAATCAGGCTGTCCGGGGGCCCAATtcgtaaaagtaaatttattaccaGTTGATATCCAAACATATTCAAGAGGATTTGCGCCAGAAGTTATAGCTCCTATCCATAAGGGATTTACATTTCCAAATGTATTTCTCAAGAGATCGGTTATTTCGTTAGATTTTTCCTTCGTGTCAATTGTTACCAAAGTCATGTTCATGCTGGCACATTTTATTAAAGCCCCCATCCAAttatactgaaatttttaatcattaggttaggttaggttgggAAGGGTTATACACCGTAAAAACGGCGTATATCCACTCAGAAACCATAAGGTCCATTGTGATTCCCTTCAAAAAGTGAAGATACAAGACAGcgaagaaatttataatttacctttttttcgttttcaatataataaatattttttcgggAGGATGTATATAAGTTATCAGAGGAATATATGGACtgaattttaactaaaacaatCAGAAATACCATAAACAGCGgaatagtttttaacatttttacttttaGTTTAATGGCACTCGtatgtttaatttcaattaaatactgTTTTATATTATCAATAATTGGAGCTATTTATACTGAAAATTTGTCATAATAATATAAGTActgttatgtttattttatctcAACAGAGCTAATGAAATAAATTACGATCTTTAGTTTACCTATTACGAGTTTTTTTGGCTCCAttgcaatttatgcattaacTTTTATAATCATTATTTACTAAGTTTTTGCTGAGAACTTATCAATTTGTCTTGttcattaaaaactattattaagaGCGTATTGTAGTCATTGACcggaaattaattatttaaaactttcttgttaatttcacttagtttttttaagtgtttttataaaagcaaataaatattgaaataattctACATTATTTACGTTTCAAATGTTGTATATATACACAAAATATTGGCGATAACATTATGAACACGCCTACTTTattaacagaaaaaattaattcatatcTGGAAtgaatttggtaataaatattatgaatcaaacatgacatgtttttcaaaccattttcattcagtatattaaaagttcataaaatgtttgattttgtaCTTGAcggaaaaaattgcaaaagaagACCATTATCTGCAAATATGTTTCCATATTTAGTAGATAGAAATCCTATATTagcgaattttgtataataaaaacaaataggaatgtatagtcgggcaataccctacaccatgagtatatatacaaaaatagcatttttcataatgaaactcttatgttaaattttaccataattccaaagtatttaagcaatttattgatataaaagaaaatttcgaaatgaggctttatataggagtataggtcaaacatgggccgatcctcggtaaatttgggaaaaggatatattttaaaatgacagttagttttgttgactTTTATTGCGAcaaaaatggttacaagtcaattttagacgtttaaaacattttttgagggggtttgtatgggggctagggccgatcattaccaaaatctgcagtgtcatttatacttatataaaacttatttgtgccaatttttggagagataatagaatatttgacgtaattatggcataaaaagccctaggtgaaataatggaccaattttaaccattttcaatggtgccaaaaaaaacatgcttggtcaaaatttcatcaaattatcttgaaaattgcggcctgtaccttgcgcacaagttttacatggccagccagccagccgggcAGACGAATgggcggacatgtcttaatcgactcaaaaaatgaaaaatttggtataaatatacatttaaatgctgaaaaacaaaatcttaaacaacaaaacatcaGCAAACATAGCGAAACATCTATTCTTTAAAACATCCAGCCAATTTCGAGAACATTTTAtggaatttaatattaaaatcataaaaaaaatccatggaaaatttcaaaaatttttaacaaaaaaaaatatataatttaaattttaaatattttaagtcaaggcttctagatttttttagttttgatttaCGTTTTTTAAGAATTAGTTTAGATCtctatttcatacaaaattttataaaaatcattattaatcctattaaatataactaaatattgaccactttgaaaaatttaaatacattgtaAAATTGGTAGAGATGGGAAAAGGTTAAAATACCTATTGTTAAATAACTGAATATAAAAACTAGCATACGAAGTGGGCGTGGGTATGATATAAACGCCCCTTTTTGAAGAGGCTGTTCTAACTCTTGTTGTGAACATATATACTTCGgacatgaaaaatattttttttatttaaagtgatCAAAACTTAAAGCATAATACTACATTTATTGCAGGCGGAAATCTGTGCTTTCAGGGAATGTATTGAACACGAGACAATTAGGGCGACTTCAGCTggtaaacttaaatataaaaacttatcgGACTATAAGAAAACCATAACCGAATGCTCTTACAAaagagtgctttacgtgaatacCTGGCATTATGCCCTACCcaacggtggtctttttcatccactggataGACTTAAACAACGGTGTACCATCGCCCATGAATGGTTCAATAaaaaactcaggtggcaatttatGTACATGGATTtcaccggtccatgtacaagtactttgctaaagtactcgagctatctaaccTCTggccattgctgccccgtttcttaacttccgagatgtaaaaacattacttccatttacaaccacgcagctgGGATgtcctctgttgattcggcaacagcatctaCAGACGTAACCGGTataccgaagtacgaatccatcaaataagccgaggactttgttcttacaTACAGGGACACACtatggtaattctgatataaacaaaatatactctgaacataagtatctggacaaggaaggaaaattcaatggtatcatttatATATGATACATTTCATgcatcatcatacaacccagcacacatctcattcatacgacacattcattataggtagacggttGGGTTGAGACCCTCcatacctcacattcatcccgtactatacaatttataaacaacttatttccaacgcttagtcccacagtcattTTAACAgcaacttactcttcccgcgaatttgggtttaaactacagcaactacgtggatcccgaaggaaccttaatcaactgaccagccaggacatagtcctgcgggtaactggccacccgtagtactggattatgcggtgctctagtctgacctcttttcaatctatgcaaggataGAGCCGTTTGCGTTTTAGGTGACGATATGcttctatcaacctaacctaaagtatctttaatatacataaattttaaaatatttttaaaaccacaaactTATAAAAGTACTCCTTTATACCAAACAACCAACTCCTTTATTAGTTCGCTAACATTTTAGATTATTACAtggattaatattaaaaattatatcacGAAATGTTCGACCTTCACCATCGAAATTTTTCAATTGTGGCAGCATCTCGCccacaatttttttcaactcATTATGCTGTTGATTTTTCATATCCTCCTgcaattttgtttgcatttccCCCTCACAACGATGATAGCGGCTGTTTTCACACATAAACCCGTACAAATTAGAACAGACATGATCATTCCATTCCATAGCATTAGTCCAACCAGTCTGAGCACAGTATTCATTATTTCCAGCAAAATCTGGTTGACCAGGTCCCCAATTagtataagtgaattttttaccaGTTGCAAGCCATACAAATTGTCTAGGATTGTTTCCGTTTACAACACCCCCAATCCATAGGGGTATTCGTTTGCCAAATATTTCCCTTAATAGTGTGGTAATATCTTCGGATTTTAATTTAGTGTCTATAGTTACCAAACTCATGTTCATGCTGGCACATTTGGCCAGGGCATCATAGAAAGTGAACTGTAATTGAAATTGTACAATTATAGAATGTATTTGtcaagttaaacatttttttaccttttgttCACTTTCGATGTAATAGACATTTTTTTGTCCcgatacaaatacattttcattacaatttatagaataaaattttgttaagaaaataagtaatatcgccagaaattttaaagatttctccATGTTGTGTCCCGACTTGATGTAATTATAAAATCTACTGaggaatttattaaattctcaattatttatatttcgtTTTCAAAGAGCTACTTAAAGCAGAGAATTTCAtttcactatttttttatttggttgtaGTGTATCGGCAATTACGACGTTTGATTAGGTttgttacttaaaaaaaaattaaataacgaCAGAAgatatacttttaatttttttacatttagtttTAGAAACAGCTACAAAAGTGTTTGTAATCAATCAAATATTATGTGAAATTTaacatacttgtttttattgtagagtattattttgttgataaaaaaaattaagcttaatgtttgtagatttttaaaaattccggagagtatttattttatgtggTTTCCCGTATTAAGACGCATGAACTTATTTCGCagataaaacttttatattttaggtTTTATATACAGCTGCAAGGTTTAGATCAGGGAACCCCCTTGAGTATTGAACAAACCACATGCTTAAAACCTGTataaatttatagtcggacataaGTGACCATACGATACCCTGCACCAGTCACtatattaaaaatgtggatttaaaatgttaaatgtgtTCAATGTGGATTTATtcaggaatatttttacttattaatagtaaaaaagagattttcccATGGGGATAAGAATATATATGAGACTGTCTTTTTAAATTTCGGTAAAGGAATTGACGTCGTCTTTAtggttatttatatagaattttatagtgttattaatgtttattagtAAATTTTGACCCTTGAAGTTATACTCTGATAGAGAGTTTATATGGGGGAACGCGGCCCGACCGTTCAAAAAGCGGatgtttcatttaaatttctataaaactaagttttgttgattttttgttgaaaCATTTGGTTTAGGAAACTGAACTTGATTGTATTATCTTTCTATGTTGAGAATTTTTCCAATCAATGTTCGAGAGGAATGTTATTTCAGGAGTGTATCACTTCCTATATACTTGCATTTAACTTCGTTCAAATGCTCGGCAGTGGCAAAGAAGTTTCAATGACCTCTCCACATACTCTCTGAATcagcacgtccaattttgtatacatGTGCCCGTAATCTTGTGTATCCACTCAGAATATGTACCATTATACAAATCTCATTTTGCTGCCGTCAGAATCACTCCATCCAACGTATGATAATTCTAAGAGGACCTATGGGATTCTcttactaatatttttaattcagttttcgTTACATCGAATAGTTTTGCGTTCGTCAGGTGAACTATATTGAGCTCAGTTCCCTTTCCTTTGAAACTAATACATTCTCCCTTTAGTAGACGACTACTACCGAGTGACCCGATATCTTTATGCTGTAAACCTTGCATCTaggagattttttttgttaaaactttctTATAATCCATAATTCAATTATCGCCTGGTATCGCCTCAATTGCTTACATGCTGTCGGTAAATATCAGGATTATGGGGTAATGATTGCATTTTGTAAAAGCCagtgtaattgtaattgaggctttaccaattacaattacttttaattgtaattgaagttttgcaaaatacaattatttgttattaaaataaagccaattacaattacttttaactgTGAATTTTATTCGTTATAATTatatgtaatttgtaattaatgATGATAACTGCAATAgataaacttcaattacaagcAATTATAAATGGTCaaacttaaattacaattacaagtaactTAATTTGGTTATTGTTCAATTGTACATAAGttatattggaaaattttcaattacaattagaaGAATTTGTAATTGATTATTGCCCAATTACACATTACATATTACACATTACATATACTTAGTATAATCATTACCTCCCATCCctggtaaatatattaagccctgtgCGCGCgccatattttttctaaatcaatttacccattccgttattgctcggactTCTGCCTGATATCTTGTGTTGTGATTAAGCAAACAGTGGTATATttatgtttctgggtcttcaatatagaaccccagacCCATTCTGTCCCCTAATTCAGAGTCATCCGTGTAGCAATATATTTTTACGGGTATTTGTTCTAATATTCTGCTTGATCAAGACATTATTATTATGATCCgcatttcaaagtttttaacttattctgtgtctggtagtACATCAAGCATTCCTAGAttcatatattaaaatttacgtATCAATGTTCCTTAGTGATAgaaataagataaaaatatcTTAGGAACGATATTAGTAGGAACATAAACTCCTAAAATCGATTGCTCACGTTCTGCACAAACTTGAGCTTATAGTCCTCTGTAAACAGTTAGGGTTATTAGCATCAAACTAACCTTAGACTTAAACTGAGACTCTTCTTGTTTTCCTTTCATAATACTGCGccatttaaaaaagtgaaaagttcTTGCTgctagaaaacataaaaaagtccTGTAAACAAATGATAACAGCAGGTAAGACAACAAATgcctaaaataacaataaaatataaataaaaacaatatttcaatgATTATGATTGAAAACCATAAACATGACGGCGATTGAATGACTGCAACAAGAAAAAGTCAATTCCTAAACAATT
This genomic window contains:
- the LOC124419634 gene encoding lectin subunit alpha-like — protein: MLKTIPLFMVFLIVLVKIQSIYSSDNLYTSSRKNIYYIENEKKYNWMGALIKCASMNMTLVTIDTKEKSNEITDLLRNTFGNVNPLWIGAITSGANPLEYVWISTGNKFTFTNWAPGQPDFYMNQEYCVQTGWSDEIKWNDHYCFTNFGVICEYDHWKETMEVELQEQLAKQQQLKNEADSCHWTLKNIVLLANDKLEHYENKIN
- the LOC111688637 gene encoding lectin subunit alpha-like; translated protein: MEKSLKFLAILLIFLTKFYSINCNENVFVSGQKNVYYIESEQKFTFYDALAKCASMNMSLVTIDTKLKSEDITTLLREIFGKRIPLWIGGVVNGNNPRQFVWLATGKKFTYTNWGPGQPDFAGNNEYCAQTGWTNAMEWNDHVCSNLYGFMCENSRYHRCEGEMQTKLQEDMKNQQHNELKKIVGEMLPQLKNFDGEGRTFRDIIFNINPCNNLKC